The region taacacttaatttctaatcagccaatcacatggcggcaactcagtgcatttaggcatgtagacatggtcaagacaatctcctgcagttcaaaccgagcatcagtatggggaagaaaggtgatttgagtgcctttgaacgtggcatggttgttggtgccagaagggctggtctgagtatttcagaaactgctgatctactgtgattttcacgcacaaccatctctagggtttacagagaatggtccgaaaaagaaaaaaaatccagtgagcggcagttctgtgggcggaaatgccttgttgatgccagaggtcagaggagaatgggcagactggttcgagctgatagaaaggcaacagtgactcaaatcgccacccgttacaaccaaggtaggcctaagagcatctctgaacgcacagtgcgtcgaactttgaggcagatgggctacagcagcagaagaccacaccgggtaccactcctttcagctaagaacaggaaactgaggctacaatttgtacaagctcatcgaaattggacagtagaagattggaaaaacgttgcttggtctgatgagtctcgatttctgctgcgacattcggatggtagggtcagaatttggcgtaaacaacatgaaagcatggatccatcctgccttgtatggagcatctttgggatgtgcagccgacaaatctgcagcaactgtgtgatgccatcatgtcaatatggaccaaaatctctgaggaatgcttccagaaccttgttgaatctatgccacgaagaattgaggcagttctgaaggcaaaagggggtccaacccgttactagtatggtgtacctaataaagtggccggtgagtgtgtgtgtgcatatatatttattatacataATACATAatgtaataatatatataaaaaaaaaattcacggtTCTCTTCTTTCCCTCCTACTAGGCCATTCCTCACCTTTCTCGCTCCAGGCGGGGTGGGGTCGAATATCTTGGCCTGCATGTCAGACGGCAGATTGGCATAGATGGGTAAAATCAGCATTTCGGCGATCTTGGAGCCCAGCTTGCGACAGCGTTCTTGTAACATTTCACAGCAAGCCTCGATCTCATCCTGTAACACATTCACCAGCCGAGAGTATAACCACCATCATCTGCTCCGTGTGGGCACCCTGTGATATCCAGCCTGAGCGCACTTTTATCTTGGACAGAGACCCTGAAACTTGGGGGTTCTCCAATGTAAAATCTGTAGCGGGACCCCCACACCGATATGACAGGGGGCAGATTGGGCGCTACATGGTATCCGGTCCCATGTACAACACTAATATCTATTGGACCTGAGTGACTGGCTGTGTGGTCACTGCCCTCTTGTGGTCATATGTAATAACAAGCCAGGAGCACAATGTTGGTCACCAGGCAGATGTACACATAACTGTGTGCCAATTTACCCCCCGTCGTTTTCCCAACCCTATTTTATCCCCCCCAaaccttatttttttatttaaatagccAGCGATTGCGCCGTGCTACTTCATATGCCGTAGTAAGAGACTGACCGCATTGCTGACGCCATTGGAAGCGGGTGCTGCCTGTATAACACAGCTGGCGCCTGCCCCTGTGACGCGGGCTCAGCAATCAGTGTCATGGAGTGTGATGTGGTGACAAATACGAGGAAAATGACATCAGAAGAACCACAAAGCCCAGCATCCCTCTGATCTGCATGTACCTGCCCGGTCAAAAAGACCAAGATGTCTCCAGTCGGCTGTGTGACGTGAATCTGTAGGACGGACACCACACACGCCTCCAGGTAATTGGCCACCGGTGCCTGGAGGGGATAAAGAAGAAACCAGGCGATGTTAACCCTTTACTATCACCCCCTCTCCAGATACATCTATATAAGTTATATTCTCGCCGCACCTTTGTGTAGTAAATGTCTACTGGATATCGCCGGCCAGGAATACGGAAAACGGGGGCATTGTCGAAGAAAAAAGAGAAGCGCTCGATGTTGAGAGTGGCACTGGACACCAGGACCTTGAGGTCTGGCCGGAAACGGGCGATGTCCTTGATGAGGCCGAAGAGCACGTCCGTGTGCAGGGTTCGCTCGTGAGCCTCGTCTATGATGACCACACTACAAAGCAGAGGGAGAAACAGGGGAAAGGATCCAGATGACACTTATTACATGAGCGGGGCTGATGATGACCCCAAGGACCTGCCGAGAAGCGCCTACCATCCCCAGGGATCAGGCACGAGTCCTTAGAATAGATCACGTGCGGGTGTGTGGGGTCGTACCACCATTTGCCCGAGTAACGACCGACGACCCTTTTAAAGAGTGACTTCtacagtgaggacatctccatgcCGGGCGGCTCCTCCTAATAGCAACCATAGCTTTGGTTGCCAAAACTGCAGAAAAATGGCTCCAAAGCTCTATGCAAATTAGGTCATCAGTGCGAAGTGGGAGGTGCTTCATAGTTAAAAAGACCTCCCTTAAATTTGGTTTCCTGCTTTCTTGATGGACAGTGCTGGCTGGGCAGAAATCTGGCGCGTGTGCACATCCCCGTGCTGCTATATTGGTGCATGCTCAGGAGCTGTAGAGACGTGTCCGTGATGTCAGAAGAGACGGCGCAGACCCGAGATAAAACCAGCGCTGTCAATCAAGTAGGAGGCGGCCGATCCGACTGACAAGAGGGAGGAGCATCAGACTTTCTGACATCGTTGTACACATCTAATGTACAAAACTGGTAACACAAGCACTAATTGTTTTCGGTGCAAGATGCCTGATGTGGATGTGTCTTTCTTTTGGAATGTAATTTTGCCctgacacactccctttaaggaGAAGTAGATCCCAGCAGACGAGGATAAAGCTTCGCCGATATTGGTGTAGTACCTGTATCCGGCCAAGTCCGGCTCAGTTAGGAACTCACGGAGCAACATCCCGTCTGTCATGTACTTCAGGACTGTGCGCTCTGACGTGCAGTCCTCAAACCGAATGCTGTACCCCACCTGGGAGCGGAGAACGGATATAATCAGAGGGTTACCATCAACGCTCCTAGATTGGTTGTCAGATAAGATTTTCACATCCCCTCATCCGGTATCAGTGCTTGACCTGACAGATATGGCTCCAGAAAAGGGGACTTTCTCCGAGGGGGCTGCTGATCCGGTTTAGAAAACCCCTTTTAATGCTTAAATTGGGAGTTCAGGAACCTCAAAGTGGCGGTCACAGACACATTTTGCTCTGGAGGAACCACCATGTATGTACAGGACAAGGACAGACACCGGATTTCATTGAGAGATTGGGAATGCCTCATGTGTCCTGCGGTGGTGCTGCAGGAAAACTGAACACTCGCTGGGAGGTTTCACAACAACAGACAGCAGGTCACAagagattccccccccccccccccggaagcTGATCACAAGAGACCCCCCGTAGCTGATCACAAGAGACCCCCATGTAGCTGATCACAAGAGATTCCCCGTAACAAAACACCTTGTAATCCCCTTAAACCAACGCAACCTTTGAACAAAAATGGACTGTCCAAAGTGAACAGCTTCTTTAAAGGAGACGGATATTGTCGGATAgagattgtaaaaacaagcacttttgcaattcactgcttattaaaatttgtagccgttcttgagatattaacgctTTTGTTTTCAACAGGTTGCCTAGAaaaccgaccactgctgctgtatggcttgtaagcactgcactgaagtCGGCGGGATCAGGAGGTCCTAGCGCTCCCGTCTGGAGTCAGAGCAGTAGTTACAATCTCGGTAGTAAAGAGCCTGGAATCGCTACACTTGTTCTCCTATCtaccagcggtggtcggtctccaaggcaacaagctgtacTCAAAAAAAGCGTTAGTATCTCGATAACGGCTGAAAATTTTGATAAGTGGTAaattgaaaaatgtgttgtattttCAAGCTCCATCCAACAATATCCTTCtatgaaaatagaaataaatagtgatgagcgaatatactcgtttcttgagatttcccgagcacgctcgggtgtcctccgagtattttttagtgctcggagatttagtttttcttgccgcagctgaatgatatacatctgttagccatcttgattacatgtggggattccctagcaaccaggcaatccccacatatacttatgctggctaacagatgtatatCATTCAGCCgcagcaagaaaaacgaaatctccgagcacaaaaaaaaaatactcatgaggacccccgagcgtgcgtgctcgggaaatctcgagtaacgagtatattcgctcatcactagaaattacCCTTTAAATGAGTTACTGTCATGGAGACAGATGTCAAAACATGAccgctttctttaaaaaaaaaaaaaaaaaaaaaaaacccagcaccACTCTCTTCCATGGATTTGTCAGGTATCGCAGCTCCGCCACACCGCTCACCTCATTGCCCAACTTCACAGACATTTCCTGAGCGACGCGTGCGGCTACGCTCATGGCCGCCACCCTCCGAGGCTGAGTGCACCCGATCTTCTTTCCTTTCTGGGTGTAGCCCTGTGCAGGAAGGAGACAGGTAATGGGGGTCTACTACAGGCACAAACATAAGAGGGGACACTAGACGATAACCACTTACTTCTTCGTGCAGGTACTGGGGGATCTGGGTGGTCTTGCCAGAACCCGTCTCCCCCTCGATGATGAGGATCTGGTGATCGGCGATGGCTTGGAGGAGATCGGAGCGATAGCGGAAGACGGGCAGACTGCGCCTCACCTCCCGGATGGACATCTTCTGCTTCTCCACCTCCgacagctgcttggccgactcgtcTTCCTGAGGAGCGAAGGTGGCAGATATTTATAACAGCAAAGGGTTAAGTCCGGCCATTACACCACCTTTACCGCTAACTCCCAGAGCCACACCGTACATAGAGCCACCGCTTACTGCGGAAAGAGCGACATCACCTTTAACTAGGAAACTGCTCGTAACAATTCCTAAACCTTCCGCCTCACCTTCTCCACCGTCCCTTTCATCTGGGTGGCGCTGACGAACTGTATCATCTCGTCTTCCTCCATCACGTAGTCGTATTTCTTCTGACTGCGAGCGTGGGCATCCTTGGCTCCAAATTTCAGAGCGGCCGCGCCGATGTGCTCCTCCTCCCAACGCCTTTGCTCTTCGCGGAGAGCAAAACGCTCCTCGCTCAGCGGCTCCTCGTACCGATCCGGAATTTTCTGCACGGCAAATATAACACAACGGACACTTGTAATATCCTCCATTTCCGTGGAGTCTTAAAGGGGCGCTATGTCGGAAGTACAAAATGCTAATATAATATTACAAAATCTGGCAGCATGCGATCGTTGGGTCCGATTTATGGATGTGGTTGGGCCCATGAAGCTGCAGACGGGACCGATCCGATAAATTCAGTGGCCCCTGTGAACATAAACCAACTCTGCATGAGAGCTGTGTACAAAAACGTTGGTTATTACTAGACCCCCCGAGCTTCATTACTAGAAGACGTACTTCACTCGTGCTCTCCTCGGGCATGAAGTAGCGATCGTGTTTCTCCATGCGCTCCTTCTCTCCGGCCTTCCTGTACTCCTTGGCCAGATCCCGGACGCTCCTCTTGTACTCCAGGTCTTTCTTCTCGGTCGACGTCAAGCGGCTGTCGGCGAAGAAATACTCCTCGTCTGCTATCTCCGCTTCCAGGTCCTCCAGCTTCTCTTTCTCCCTCTTCCCGAGATAATCTCGCCGAGACTTTTTCCGCAATTCTGGAATCTTCAGAAAACAAAAACGATAGGTAAAAAGTAAACCATGACTGTGGCAaaggctgcaataccagacacagccacgaatgggaggggggagccgttTCTGGAAGGGGGGAATATTTTCTGGTATTGCAGTTCAGTCCCATTTAAATGAAAGGAGGCAAAGCTGCAGTAGCATACACAGCCTGTAGGGAAGGTGGCGCTGGTCTTAGAAGTAATGTATTTTTATACACTCTGGCATTATtggggttgtccagccttggggtacaagtctgcagtcattcctcGTACTGTGAGGTTTCTtcggtgccgctcatgtgaccacaaaTATGTAATTTGCATACGAccagtcacattccgactagacgtgtctggccttgCTCTATTCACTTGTATCGAGAGAGGctgcgcacgtctagtcggcatgtgaccgcatgtatgcaaatcacatatttgtggTCATGCACTCGCCCATTTCCCGATCCTGacagtgaagattcacaagtctgcagtcatattgagtgactgcagacattaataataataataatataataatttttatttatatagcgccaacatattccgcagcgctttacaacttatagaggggacttgtacagacaatagacattacagcaaaacagaaatcaaagttcaaaacaaataccagtaggaatgagggccctgctcgcaagcttacaaactatgaggaaaagggaggacacgagaggtggatggtaacaattgctttagttatttggaccagccatagtgtaaggctcgggtgttcatgtaaagctgcatgaaccagttaactgcctaaatatgtagcagtacagacacagagggctattaactgcataaagtgtatgagaacatgatgcgaggaacctgattatgttatttattttttttaaataggccgcacaggaatagttaggttaatgcattgaggcggtaggccagtctgaacaaatgagtttttagggcacgcttaaaactgtggggattggggattaatcgtattaacctaggtagtgcattccaaagaatcggcgcagcacatgaaaagtcttggagatgggaggttctgattattgaggatgctaacctgaggtcattagcggagcagagggcacgggtagggtggtagactgagaccagagaagatgtagggtggtgctgagccatggagtgctttgtggatgagggtagtagttttgtactggattctggagtggatgagtagccagtgtaatgactggcacaagttaGAGGCGTCGGACATTAACCCCCAATGTCGGACAACTCCACTGTGTATTTCTTATGGCCTACTGACTAGTTCCAAAAATGTGTAGTCACCGACTGCCAGAATTCAGGACCGTACTGATCCAAAGGGGAAAAACAAAGTCCCTATTACCTCTGGAAAAATGGACGGCCACGTCGTACCATAATGTAAGCGGATGTTTGCTGTTGGCAGTGCGATCACACTCAGGTACATTATGGTGAGAGGTAGCAGAGGCATAACGTGAACTTACATCACATGGAACATGTCTCGTCTCCAAAGTGAGCGTTTAGTTGCCGTAGCCCAAATAAGAGGAGACCCTTCAATTGTATTCACTCCAGTATTTTGGGTGGGAAATGTTGCAAAGTGGAGGAACTCCTTTAAACACCGGAAATCCACTTACCATTTTCTTAAGGTCCTTCTCGGCCATTTTGAGTCTTTTCTGCGCTTCTTCATAAGCCTAGAAAAAAGTACAAAGTGATGTCCAGGCGCCTGCGCCAAGTCTGGGCCATGTGCTACGTCTGGTGACTACTACGGTACCCGACCCAGAACGTGGATGATGCCGTGACCACTGCCGCCCCTTCGTTCCATAGGAACTTAAGCTATGGCTGCCATGGGAGGTGCGTAACCTCCATGCACATACATGGTTGATGTACCAGGATGGACACAAACGGGGGATAAGAGAAGGTCTCCATTAATCCTAAGCATAGCCCTAGGACACAATGGCATTAATGTAATGTTTCTGGGTGGGTTTATTGGCCATGGGTGTGGGGTTCCAGCAGTTGGACGAACATGATCTACCCAATTGGGTAGAAATCAGAAAAAGTTACTGGTGGGCTCCTTGATCCAAAACCCTCAATTTCTAATGCCGGTCCCCACATACGAGCAACTCACCTTCTTATCGGACCTCTCCACAACGTTCCTGGTCTTTTCCTTATCTCGACGCTTTACCCTCTCAGCAAATGCATCTCTCTCCTCCAAGTCCTTCAGCCTGGCCTGCTCCTCACGCTCTTCCTCATCATCAGAGATGATGATGATCAGAGACTCATTCCTGGTGGGATCAAGGACTGGAGTAATGACTGAGCTTAGTCTGACAATATGGAGAACATGTACGTCTCACCCTCCTGCACAAAGACCACCATGAAGCCCCATCTCACCCTCCCTCCTGCACTAGGACCACCATGAAGCCCCATCTCACCCTCCCTCCTGCACTAGGACCACCATGAAGCCCCATCTCACCCTCCCTCCTGCACTAGGACCACCATGAAGCCCCATCTCACC is a window of Ranitomeya variabilis isolate aRanVar5 chromosome 2, aRanVar5.hap1, whole genome shotgun sequence DNA encoding:
- the LOC143806067 gene encoding pre-mRNA-splicing factor ATP-dependent RNA helicase DHX16-like codes for the protein MDAIEAWVKERLHDVPGMSDPHMELFLIGTARRSSSAADLVSRLSDTGVVAVTDKVRRLAEELWAKLPRKTPVERPARAAEREALAMQQKNKSYALLEDSDEEEEKMANKHKKKKRKKKHLRKRKKEESSDSESDRAKNESLIIIISDDEEEREEQARLKDLEERDAFAERVKRRDKEKTRNVVERSDKKAYEEAQKRLKMAEKDLKKMIPELRKKSRRDYLGKREKEKLEDLEAEIADEEYFFADSRLTSTEKKDLEYKRSVRDLAKEYRKAGEKERMEKHDRYFMPEESTSEKIPDRYEEPLSEERFALREEQRRWEEEHIGAAALKFGAKDAHARSQKKYDYVMEEDEMIQFVSATQMKGTVEKEDESAKQLSEVEKQKMSIREVRRSLPVFRYRSDLLQAIADHQILIIEGETGSGKTTQIPQYLHEEGYTQKGKKIGCTQPRRVAAMSVAARVAQEMSVKLGNEVGYSIRFEDCTSERTVLKYMTDGMLLREFLTEPDLAGYSVVIIDEAHERTLHTDVLFGLIKDIARFRPDLKVLVSSATLNIERFSFFFDNAPVFRIPGRRYPVDIYYTKAPVANYLEACVVSVLQIHVTQPTGDILVFLTGQDEIEACCEMLQERCRKLGSKIAEMLILPIYANLPSDMQAKIFDPTPPGARKVVVATNIAETSLTIDGIIYVIDPGFCKQESFNARTGMKSLIVTPCSKASANQRAGRAGRVAAGKCFRLFTAWAYKNEMEDTTVPEMQRSNLGNVVLLLKSLGINDLDHFDYMDPPPHETLALALEQLYALGALNQLGELTKIGRRMAELPVDPMLSKMILASEKYGCSEQILTIAAMLSVNNAIFYRPKDKLVHADTARTNFTVAGGDHMVLLNVYTQWVETGHSRQWCYENFIQARSLRRARDVREQLERLMARIEIELTSCEGDTVPIRKAIAAGYFYHTARLTRSGYKTVKRQQSVFIHPNSSLHDKLPPWVIYHELVFTSKEFMRQIIEINSTWLLEIAPYYYQSRELEDASSKKMPKQTGKSKDELG